A DNA window from Paenibacillus andongensis contains the following coding sequences:
- a CDS encoding methylated-DNA--[protein]-cysteine S-methyltransferase, with translation MQTKPTKSIYWGVVHLLENNFLMAATDEGLCYLQFHEADPAPGVDEGAWLELAKWARAQLPEPNWVEDTEKLQPYILQLEEYLKGLRTTFTLPLDLRGTTFQQSVWHVLHEIPHGETFSYSQVAQELDKISAVRAVGTAIGANPVLIVVPCHRVVGKDGSLTGYRGGLRNKEKLLLLERAGL, from the coding sequence ATGCAAACTAAACCAACCAAGTCCATCTACTGGGGAGTCGTTCACTTATTGGAGAATAACTTTTTGATGGCGGCAACGGATGAGGGACTTTGCTATTTGCAATTTCATGAGGCAGATCCTGCCCCTGGTGTAGATGAGGGTGCGTGGTTGGAATTAGCGAAATGGGCACGTGCGCAGCTGCCTGAGCCTAACTGGGTAGAGGATACAGAGAAGCTGCAGCCATATATCCTTCAATTAGAGGAGTACTTGAAAGGACTACGCACGACATTTACATTACCATTGGATCTGCGTGGTACTACTTTTCAGCAGTCGGTGTGGCATGTGCTTCATGAGATCCCACATGGGGAAACGTTTAGTTATTCACAGGTAGCCCAGGAGCTGGATAAAATCAGTGCAGTTAGGGCTGTAGGCACTGCCATTGGAGCTAACCCGGTGCTTATCGTGGTGCCATGTCATCGTGTAGTGGGGAAGGATGGGTCACTGACTGGCTACCGCGGCGGACTTCGGAATAAGGAGAAGCTGCTGTTGTTGGAGCGAGCAGGATTGTGA
- a CDS encoding bifunctional transcriptional activator/DNA repair enzyme AdaA, with product MQERFWKAIVANDAAYDGTFYYAVTTTGIFCRPSCKSRVPKRENVRIFGNRQAAFSENYRPCKRCRPDGVRLPDEEWVSLMAAHIEEHYAEPMTLTILADHFYASVYHLQRTFKRVQGVTPLIYLQQVRIEAAKRLLLETSAPVNAIGVQVGIPNAAHFATIFQKKTGFSPSEFRQIKPI from the coding sequence ATGCAAGAACGGTTTTGGAAAGCGATTGTTGCGAATGATGCGGCTTATGATGGTACGTTTTATTATGCGGTGACGACAACTGGGATCTTCTGCAGGCCATCTTGCAAATCAAGGGTGCCTAAAAGGGAGAATGTACGGATTTTTGGGAACCGACAAGCCGCTTTCTCGGAAAATTATCGACCCTGCAAAAGGTGCAGGCCAGACGGCGTGAGGCTGCCTGATGAAGAATGGGTATCGCTTATGGCGGCTCACATTGAAGAGCATTATGCCGAGCCTATGACGCTGACTATCCTGGCAGATCACTTTTATGCGAGTGTCTATCATCTGCAAAGGACTTTCAAACGCGTACAAGGCGTCACGCCTCTAATTTATCTTCAACAAGTACGCATCGAAGCGGCCAAACGACTGCTTCTAGAGACGAGTGCTCCTGTGAATGCGATTGGTGTTCAAGTGGGGATTCCGAATGCGGCACATTTTGCCACAATATTTCAAAAAAAGACCGGTTTTTCGCCATCGGAATTCCGTCAAATAAAACCAATTTAA
- a CDS encoding DNA-3-methyladenine glycosylase 2 yields the protein MPHLQSFDPSILKWCEQTSSLTLPLPDPFRYEQNLDYLSRSINECLFHVDNLTIYKLLPVGDNHVLYAVNSEDNSRLCIQLLHTTDGTLTPDIREEVARYVWEWFDLGTDLTPFYELAKGDPLLKQVTQDFYGLRVMGIPDLFEAMSWGIIGQQINLTFAYTLKRRLVETFGTRLDWEGRTYWAFPSPERIAELTPDALTALQFTGKKAEYLIGVAKLMAEGLLVKEELLKRNNFAEMEKELLSIRGIGPWTANYVLMRCLRNPAAFPLADVGLHNALKHVLGLEQKPTIPHIRQLAEGWHGWEAYATFYLWRVLY from the coding sequence ATGCCACATCTTCAATCCTTTGACCCTTCTATCCTAAAATGGTGCGAGCAGACGAGCTCCCTTACACTGCCGCTTCCGGATCCTTTTCGATATGAGCAAAATCTCGATTACTTATCCCGATCCATCAATGAGTGCCTATTCCATGTGGATAACTTAACTATTTACAAGCTGCTTCCGGTTGGGGATAACCATGTACTTTACGCTGTCAACAGTGAGGATAATTCCCGGCTGTGCATTCAACTGCTCCATACTACCGACGGTACCCTCACCCCCGACATTCGTGAAGAGGTGGCTCGTTATGTGTGGGAGTGGTTTGACCTCGGCACCGACCTTACGCCGTTCTACGAGTTGGCCAAGGGTGATCCTCTGCTGAAGCAAGTCACACAAGACTTTTATGGGCTGCGCGTGATGGGGATTCCGGATCTATTCGAAGCGATGAGCTGGGGCATTATCGGACAGCAAATCAACCTAACTTTTGCCTATACGCTCAAAAGACGACTTGTTGAAACCTTCGGCACGCGGCTAGACTGGGAAGGACGAACGTATTGGGCTTTCCCTTCACCAGAGCGAATCGCCGAGCTCACGCCTGATGCTTTGACTGCCTTACAGTTCACGGGTAAAAAGGCTGAATACTTAATTGGCGTCGCCAAGTTGATGGCGGAGGGGCTGCTTGTTAAAGAGGAGCTGCTTAAGCGGAACAATTTTGCAGAAATGGAGAAAGAGCTGTTAAGTATTCGCGGCATCGGTCCTTGGACGGCCAATTATGTGCTGATGCGCTGTTTGCGGAACCCCGCTGCTTTCCCTCTTGCCGACGTGGGCTTGCACAATGCTTTGAAGCATGTTCTTGGCTTAGAGCAGAAACCGACTATTCCCCATATTCGACAGCTTGCTGAAGGATGGCATGGATGGGAAGCTTATGCGACATTTTATTTATGGCGTGTATTATACTAG
- a CDS encoding DedA family protein, which translates to MKFMGLIEQLFAQYGYWVLLIGLPLDAIALPIPPGNTTMTYTGFLAYKGVLNWFLAMAAAWVGSIIGMTITYWIGYRLGTPLIERYGKLLFLKPAHLDKSREYYAKYGNKLLLFSYFIPGIRQFIFYFVGIIRVPYQIFALFAFTGSALWVVVFFGIGYLFGDQWLIIFMWVEKFLVYTLIGLCVAVAILLLIKWRHRLKTGLQKPQ; encoded by the coding sequence ATGAAGTTTATGGGACTAATTGAACAATTATTTGCACAATATGGCTATTGGGTATTGTTAATCGGTCTGCCACTGGACGCTATTGCGCTTCCGATTCCTCCGGGAAATACGACGATGACGTATACGGGATTTTTAGCTTATAAAGGGGTACTTAATTGGTTCTTAGCCATGGCTGCGGCCTGGGTAGGTTCTATAATCGGCATGACGATTACCTATTGGATCGGATACAGACTGGGAACGCCTCTCATCGAACGATATGGAAAACTGCTGTTTTTGAAGCCCGCACATCTGGATAAATCTAGAGAATATTACGCGAAGTACGGAAACAAATTGCTGCTTTTCAGTTATTTCATACCGGGAATCAGACAGTTTATCTTTTATTTTGTAGGCATCATTCGCGTTCCTTACCAAATTTTCGCTTTATTTGCCTTCACGGGCTCAGCTTTATGGGTGGTTGTATTTTTCGGAATTGGTTACCTTTTCGGTGATCAGTGGCTCATCATTTTTATGTGGGTTGAAAAGTTTTTAGTGTACACTTTGATTGGGTTGTGTGTTGCAGTGGCTATTTTACTACTTATAAAATGGCGTCACCGTTTAAAAACGGGGCTGCAAAAGCCTCAATAA